Proteins from one Hydrogenivirga caldilitoris genomic window:
- a CDS encoding HlyD family secretion protein, translated as MKFLKPSLLFLFSITTLSYALEECVVQTKEVVKAVYGSGYVRSREYVLVRSAVSGYIKDIFVDSGDMVKRGQLLAIIDSVGLKNRIEALEERIKTLRERLEPDSPFMKNLRQNVDLREENLEKAEKKYRRRLELFDKGVIPKETLEEAERLYRSARIELNMAQLKLKDTVKEMKSELASLEKEKTSLERELENYKIKSPIEGVVLKRFAEKGDYVNAISRENALVSIGSLEKKVVLNIDEELTPLVKEGQQVYITTDALPDKILEGKVLKLDLESDPTRRVVDVEVEVELPRGVPVNSVVEGNILISKLKTTVVPLEFVKDGFVTLLVNGEKRKVKINRVFKDYAEVLGYPPGTPCLSER; from the coding sequence ATGAAGTTTTTGAAACCGTCTCTGCTTTTCCTGTTTTCCATTACAACCCTTTCCTATGCCCTTGAAGAGTGTGTTGTACAGACGAAGGAAGTAGTTAAAGCGGTTTACGGTTCTGGTTATGTAAGGAGCAGGGAGTACGTTTTAGTCCGGTCTGCCGTATCTGGATACATAAAGGACATCTTTGTTGACAGCGGAGATATGGTCAAAAGGGGGCAGCTACTTGCTATTATAGACAGCGTAGGTCTTAAGAACAGAATAGAGGCTCTTGAAGAGAGGATTAAGACCTTAAGGGAGCGACTTGAGCCTGACTCGCCTTTTATGAAGAACCTCAGACAGAATGTGGATTTGAGGGAGGAAAACCTTGAGAAAGCCGAAAAGAAATACAGGCGCAGACTGGAACTCTTTGATAAAGGTGTTATACCTAAGGAAACCCTTGAGGAAGCTGAAAGGCTTTACAGGTCAGCTCGGATAGAGCTCAATATGGCACAGCTAAAGCTCAAAGATACAGTTAAAGAAATGAAGTCTGAACTTGCCTCTCTTGAGAAAGAGAAGACTTCCCTTGAGAGGGAGCTTGAAAATTACAAAATAAAGAGCCCCATAGAGGGTGTGGTTCTTAAGAGGTTCGCTGAAAAGGGAGATTATGTCAACGCCATAAGCAGAGAAAACGCCCTTGTATCCATAGGTTCTCTGGAAAAGAAGGTCGTGCTGAACATTGATGAGGAACTAACACCTCTTGTGAAGGAAGGGCAACAGGTTTACATAACAACAGACGCATTGCCAGATAAAATCCTTGAAGGTAAAGTCCTAAAATTAGACCTTGAAAGCGACCCTACGAGGAGAGTTGTTGATGTAGAAGTGGAGGTTGAGCTACCCAGGGGCGTGCCCGTAAATTCAGTTGTAGAGGGTAACATACTGATCAGTAAGTTAAAGACCACCGTTGTTCCTTTAGAATTTGTCAAAGACGGCTTCGTTACTCTCCTGGTAAACGGTGAGAAGAGAAAGGTTAAGATAAACAGGGTATTTAAAGACTATGCAGAAGTTCTCGGCTACCCTCCCGGAACGCCCTGTCTCAGCGAGAGGTAA
- a CDS encoding cation-translocating P-type ATPase, protein MDNYKAHTLTPEDLIERLGTSINGLSEEEAQRRLRIYGRNEVEQKRESSLEIFFRQFKSPLVYILIAASLVSIAIGETFDFILIVGIILVNSLLGFIQEHRAISSLESLKRMTESKVRVKREGVVKLVPSSFLVPGDVVSLSEGDVVPADIRLLKAEGLLVDESVLTGESIPVEKDSDVLLSEDAPIYERKNLLFKGTIVVKGHCEGVVYATGARTELGKISLRAEEKSPDTPLTRALKAFSRRWMLLLLFLLLLLLAVGVLQGRGIYEVALLVIAELVSAVPEGLPIVITLVLVVGAVRLSRRKTYIRYLPAAETLGSTTYITTDKTGTITEGKLKVMKVYEVDAEMLRLVAALCNNSDGSSGDPVEVALVKWLKGMDFDVLRVREACPRLREFPFDTRKRYMTTVHRCDGGKLLLIKGALESLGSLSEDVPKDILEEHDRMAEEGLRVLAFGYAQVEEIPSSPEEVKIRIVGLVGFLDPPKEGVREAVEIAKKAGIRVIMLTGDNLKTAKAVGREVGIYGEGSWAVEGRQIESYTDEELYNALKRITVVARALPEDKYRIVRVLQSRGEVVAVTGDGINDVPALKVADIGIAMGSGAQAARDVAKMVIADNNLSVIVDAVRWGRVIARNIRRAIYYLLSSSFDEVILLSLAFLMKLPFPLYPTQILWINLVTDGVQDKAFPFNGEERDLMREKPRKPEKVFFDRRQLIDTLSTALFVGFANILLFRYLLEMCDYEHALSVTFTSMVVNQWFNGVQTIRDLPFFYRPWRNFTLNPYVYAGLLIGLLLQLSALYLFPEFLHAVPLNFRDWLYVLLTSFGLFLFIEMRKFLWLLFEKKLTSR, encoded by the coding sequence ATGGATAACTATAAAGCTCACACACTCACGCCCGAAGATTTGATTGAAAGGCTTGGTACAAGCATAAATGGGCTTTCCGAGGAGGAAGCCCAGAGAAGACTCAGGATTTATGGAAGGAATGAGGTTGAGCAAAAGAGGGAGAGCTCCCTTGAAATATTCTTCCGCCAGTTTAAAAGCCCACTGGTCTATATACTGATCGCAGCATCCTTAGTCTCTATAGCCATAGGGGAGACCTTTGACTTTATCCTTATAGTTGGCATAATCTTAGTAAACTCTCTCTTAGGTTTTATTCAAGAGCATCGTGCCATCAGTTCTCTTGAGTCTCTTAAAAGAATGACCGAGAGCAAGGTGAGGGTAAAGAGGGAGGGTGTGGTGAAGCTTGTCCCTTCAAGTTTCCTCGTCCCCGGTGATGTAGTTTCCTTGAGTGAAGGGGACGTTGTCCCTGCAGACATAAGGCTCTTAAAGGCTGAAGGACTTCTGGTGGATGAGTCGGTTTTGACAGGAGAATCCATTCCCGTTGAGAAAGATTCGGATGTGCTACTTTCTGAGGACGCCCCTATTTATGAGAGGAAAAACTTACTCTTCAAGGGGACCATAGTCGTGAAGGGGCACTGTGAGGGGGTTGTTTATGCAACCGGAGCCAGGACTGAGCTTGGGAAGATAAGTTTAAGGGCAGAGGAAAAGTCTCCGGATACACCACTCACAAGAGCGCTAAAGGCTTTCTCAAGGAGGTGGATGCTCCTCCTCCTCTTTCTCTTGCTCCTACTTCTTGCTGTCGGTGTCCTTCAGGGAAGAGGTATCTATGAGGTGGCTCTCCTTGTTATAGCCGAACTTGTCTCCGCAGTTCCAGAAGGTCTTCCAATAGTAATAACCCTTGTCTTGGTGGTTGGCGCTGTGAGGTTGAGCAGGAGGAAGACTTACATAAGGTACCTTCCAGCGGCAGAGACCCTTGGTAGCACCACTTACATAACTACCGATAAAACAGGAACTATAACGGAGGGGAAGCTGAAGGTCATGAAGGTCTATGAAGTGGATGCCGAAATGCTCAGACTTGTGGCTGCTCTGTGCAACAACTCAGATGGGTCTTCCGGAGACCCGGTTGAGGTCGCCCTTGTGAAATGGCTTAAGGGTATGGATTTTGATGTCCTCCGTGTGAGGGAAGCCTGTCCCAGATTAAGGGAGTTTCCTTTTGACACCAGGAAGCGCTACATGACCACAGTTCATCGCTGCGATGGAGGGAAACTGCTCCTTATTAAAGGAGCCCTTGAAAGCCTTGGCTCCCTATCAGAAGACGTCCCGAAAGATATCCTTGAAGAGCACGATAGAATGGCTGAGGAGGGGCTTAGGGTTCTCGCTTTCGGGTATGCACAGGTAGAAGAGATACCGAGCTCTCCGGAAGAAGTAAAGATAAGAATTGTCGGGCTTGTGGGTTTTTTGGACCCTCCCAAGGAGGGTGTAAGGGAAGCGGTAGAGATAGCTAAGAAAGCAGGGATAAGGGTGATAATGCTCACCGGGGACAACCTCAAAACAGCTAAAGCTGTGGGTAGAGAGGTGGGAATATACGGGGAAGGAAGCTGGGCTGTGGAAGGAAGGCAGATAGAGAGTTACACCGATGAGGAGCTCTACAATGCCCTTAAAAGGATAACGGTCGTTGCGAGGGCACTACCCGAAGACAAGTACAGGATAGTCAGGGTTCTTCAGAGCAGGGGTGAGGTGGTAGCCGTTACCGGAGACGGAATAAACGATGTTCCAGCCCTCAAGGTGGCGGACATAGGCATAGCCATGGGCTCCGGAGCTCAGGCGGCAAGGGACGTGGCTAAAATGGTCATAGCGGACAACAACCTCTCGGTCATAGTGGACGCAGTCAGGTGGGGAAGAGTGATTGCGAGGAACATAAGGAGGGCTATCTATTACCTGCTGTCCAGTAGTTTTGATGAGGTTATTCTCCTCTCCTTAGCCTTCCTCATGAAGCTGCCCTTTCCCCTATATCCAACCCAAATCCTCTGGATAAACTTAGTTACCGATGGAGTTCAGGATAAAGCTTTCCCTTTTAATGGAGAGGAAAGGGACCTTATGAGAGAGAAACCCAGAAAACCGGAGAAGGTCTTCTTTGATAGGAGACAGCTTATTGATACACTTTCAACGGCCCTCTTTGTGGGATTTGCTAACATACTCCTGTTTCGCTATCTTTTGGAGATGTGCGATTACGAGCATGCACTGAGCGTTACCTTCACTTCAATGGTTGTGAACCAGTGGTTCAACGGAGTTCAGACTATAAGGGACCTGCCCTTCTTTTACAGACCCTGGAGAAACTTTACCCTTAACCCTTACGTCTATGCAGGACTTCTTATAGGTCTTCTTCTCCAGCTCTCCGCCCTCTACCTATTTCCTGAATTTCTCCACGCTGTTCCTTTGAACTTTAGAGATTGGCTTTACGTCCTGCTCACCTCTTTTGGTCTCTTCCTCTTCATAGAAATGAGGAAGTTTCTTTGGCTTCTCTTTGAGAAAAAGCTTACCTCTCGCTGA
- the truD gene encoding tRNA pseudouridine(13) synthase TruD, protein MVIIKERPEDFYVREIKHLEFEPDGRYAYFLLRKKGLNTLEAIREISKLLGVSEERVGFGGLKDKHALSEQFISVERPKYIREIKTENLTLKFLGYGRRPVSLGEIEGNYFEIVVRRVRPKDIGLLKERIPFVKKFGFENYFGEQRFGSVKHAGEFILKHLLKNNYEAAAKEYLTSLGDKRRKKALLKAWGNWKEFLRLMPQTSIPEVKLVESLLKGKSFEEALAELPRNIKLMFVFAYQSYLWNRYLNTFVARYFKHCPVPFLKWKISFIKEINEDVFKEIKELEIPFIGIEFKPKSKKIELIIESILKEEGIDREAIEAERIGIKLFNDGIRKAFVFPEGLKLMEEGKNHVKLSFTLPPGSYATILLRKLLCTPIN, encoded by the coding sequence ATGGTGATTATAAAGGAGCGTCCAGAGGACTTTTACGTAAGAGAAATAAAGCATCTGGAGTTTGAACCAGATGGACGGTATGCGTACTTCCTGCTACGAAAGAAGGGACTGAACACCCTTGAAGCTATAAGGGAGATTTCCAAGCTCCTCGGTGTTTCCGAAGAAAGAGTAGGTTTTGGAGGGTTAAAGGATAAACACGCCCTTTCGGAGCAGTTTATATCCGTTGAAAGACCAAAGTACATAAGAGAGATAAAAACGGAAAACCTTACTCTCAAGTTCTTGGGGTATGGAAGGAGACCTGTAAGCCTGGGTGAAATAGAAGGTAACTATTTTGAGATTGTTGTCAGGAGAGTTAGACCCAAGGATATAGGACTTTTAAAGGAGAGGATACCCTTCGTCAAGAAGTTCGGTTTTGAAAACTACTTTGGAGAGCAGAGGTTTGGCTCTGTAAAGCACGCAGGGGAGTTCATACTTAAACACCTTTTAAAAAACAACTATGAGGCTGCCGCTAAAGAGTATCTTACCTCTCTTGGTGATAAGAGGAGGAAAAAAGCTCTCCTGAAAGCATGGGGCAACTGGAAAGAATTCCTACGGCTCATGCCCCAGACTTCAATACCAGAGGTAAAACTTGTGGAATCCCTGTTAAAGGGGAAGTCTTTTGAGGAAGCTCTTGCAGAGTTGCCAAGGAACATAAAGCTTATGTTTGTATTTGCTTACCAGAGTTATCTGTGGAACAGGTATTTAAACACCTTTGTTGCAAGGTATTTCAAGCATTGCCCTGTACCCTTTTTGAAGTGGAAAATCTCCTTTATAAAGGAGATTAATGAAGACGTTTTTAAAGAGATAAAAGAGCTTGAGATACCCTTCATCGGAATAGAGTTCAAACCTAAGAGCAAAAAGATAGAGCTCATAATTGAAAGCATACTTAAGGAAGAGGGAATAGACAGAGAAGCCATTGAAGCTGAAAGGATAGGAATCAAGCTATTCAACGACGGTATCAGGAAAGCCTTTGTTTTCCCAGAGGGATTAAAACTTATGGAAGAAGGGAAGAACCATGTGAAACTCTCCTTTACACTCCCGCCGGGAAGTTACGCTACCATTCTGCTGAGAAAACTCCTTTGCACACCCATAAATTAA
- the mtaB gene encoding tRNA (N(6)-L-threonylcarbamoyladenosine(37)-C(2))-methylthiotransferase MtaB, protein MRVSFYTLGCRMNQFDTDLMRSKFIESGYEVVSFEELADIYIVNTCTVTTGGDRSSRQALYQAKRRNPKAVVVATGCYAQVKPQELTSLNEVDLVVGNTHKSEILKLVEEFLEKKNKKAVVGEIFRQNELKNFDTVLYFEESRPFLKVQEGCNKFCTFCVIPFARGKVRSAPKEKVIEQVKLLADRGFEEVVLSGTQLSQYGWDIDSSLHELLLDLLKVEGIKLIRLSSMHIKELSKELIELIATEDRIAPHFHLSLQSGSDRILALMERGYTREDYLRVVNLILESRSESAIGTDIIVGFPTESDKDFEDTYRFVEELPFAYLHVFPYSDRPFTKASKLKGKVQERVKKERVRALNKLDSEKRTEFYRKNLGRKLRATVLGNGKLLTENYISVERSTYAPPGRVVEVTL, encoded by the coding sequence ATGAGAGTTTCCTTTTATACCCTTGGGTGCAGAATGAATCAGTTTGATACCGACCTGATGCGTTCAAAATTCATAGAGTCTGGCTATGAGGTGGTTAGTTTTGAAGAGCTTGCAGACATTTACATCGTAAACACCTGCACTGTGACGACCGGAGGTGACCGCTCCTCCAGACAAGCTCTCTATCAAGCTAAGAGGAGAAATCCCAAGGCTGTTGTGGTAGCTACCGGATGCTATGCTCAGGTAAAACCCCAGGAACTTACCTCTCTCAATGAGGTTGACCTCGTGGTAGGCAATACCCATAAGAGCGAAATACTCAAGCTCGTGGAGGAGTTCCTGGAAAAGAAGAACAAGAAAGCTGTTGTTGGAGAGATATTCCGACAGAATGAGCTGAAAAATTTTGATACGGTTCTTTACTTTGAAGAGTCAAGACCTTTTCTCAAGGTTCAGGAAGGGTGCAACAAATTCTGTACTTTTTGTGTTATACCCTTTGCAAGAGGAAAGGTGAGGAGTGCCCCTAAAGAGAAAGTAATTGAGCAGGTGAAGCTTTTGGCGGATAGAGGTTTTGAGGAGGTCGTTTTATCGGGAACCCAACTGTCCCAGTACGGATGGGACATAGACTCCTCCCTTCATGAGTTGCTTCTTGACCTGCTTAAAGTTGAGGGAATAAAGCTTATAAGGCTTTCATCAATGCACATAAAGGAGCTTTCTAAAGAACTTATAGAGTTAATAGCAACCGAGGATAGGATAGCTCCCCACTTTCACCTCTCTCTTCAGAGTGGCTCTGATAGAATTCTTGCCCTTATGGAGAGGGGATACACAAGGGAAGACTACCTCCGAGTGGTAAATCTCATACTTGAGAGTAGGTCTGAGAGTGCTATCGGTACAGACATCATAGTCGGGTTTCCCACAGAGAGTGATAAAGATTTTGAAGATACCTACAGATTTGTGGAAGAGCTACCTTTTGCTTACCTGCACGTATTCCCCTATTCTGATAGACCTTTTACAAAGGCGAGTAAGCTTAAAGGAAAAGTGCAGGAGAGGGTAAAGAAGGAGAGGGTAAGAGCCTTAAATAAACTGGATAGCGAGAAAAGGACAGAATTTTACAGGAAAAATTTGGGGCGGAAGTTGAGAGCAACGGTTCTAGGGAACGGAAAGTTGCTGACCGAGAATTATATAAGCGTAGAGAGAAGTACGTATGCACCCCCAGGAAGGGTTGTGGAGGTCACCTTGTAA